The Daucus carota subsp. sativus chromosome 7, DH1 v3.0, whole genome shotgun sequence genome window below encodes:
- the LOC108193649 gene encoding uncharacterized protein LOC108193649 — translation MPIRFCWASRVSVNLNHRLSLGKSERIRGNMINGRPVKISKNNSRPSSVYSKFAPPELRYLIFKGFNPPPLPSPPAPPSITVPRRPSYRKSQIIVPHDRFRGVYVSKDRTSLYTKNLVPNLSNDGDVVVSVKDDDGTVNEYREWDPYRSKFAAAILCGAENIWIEPGCRVLVICSRDDEQFGITISHISDIVGPGGMVYVVDHKNGMTLADIAEKRFNIVPIICFNVPEHYRMLINMVDVLFAAPNEPGETQVAYINALYFLKTGGHYVLFVQADCIESRSRGDAVFSSMIRPKEFEFKRKQRVTLEPFDRDHAYLFGDFRTIEMVDPSCLVALKFWTAPRLYRGDREHVTIYEQLWDLPVYLLFESSCGYALLQAHDMLKVERNYLAIEEYISRFDDFFELIAYQPFKSTDEALVHLNANCKGIVYKQMLDFLVFNLPTPMEGGKHCYSLALVSGGISEDIINKTKIACQANLFHVDILRGVRMHIDKVINDIKPGDLEKAQLDLARSYCRQKLISPDEKKPKKEKRQISG, via the exons ATGCCGATTAGGTTTTGTTGGGCTAGCCGCGTATCTGTAAATCTCAACCATCGGCTTTCG TTGGGGAAAAGTGAAAGAATACGTGGCAATATGATAAACGGCAGGCCAGTAAAAATCTCTAAAAATAATTCTCGCCCTTCTTCTGTTTACTCAAAGTTCGCTCCCCCGGAACTTCGATATCTTATTTTTAAAGGTTTCAATCCACCTCCTTTACCATCACCACCAGCACCACCATCAATCACGGTGCCACGTAGACCCTCATATCGTAAATCTCAAATCATAGTGCCTCATGATAGATTTCGAGGTGTTTATGTTAGCAAGGATAGGACGAGCTTGTATACCAAAAATTTGGTCCCAAATCTCTCCAACGACGGTGATGTCGTGGTTTCTGTTAAG GATGATGATGGGACTGTAAATGAGTATAGAGAATGGGATCCGTATAGGTCAAAGTTTGCTGCTGCTATTCTTTGTGGTGCTGAAAATATATGGATC GAACCTGGTTGCCGAGTATTAGTGATTTGCTCGCGAGATGATGAACAATTTGGGATCACGATTTCACATATCTCTGATATTGTTGGACCT GGAGGTATGGTTTATGTAGTGGACCACAAAAATGGGATGACTCTTGCAGACATCGCTGAAAAACGCTTCAATATTGTACCTATTATATGTTTCAATGTTCCAGAACATTATCGCATGCTTATTAATATGGTAGATGTGCTGTTCGCTGCTCCAAATGAACCTGGAGAG ACCCAGGTTGCATATATAAATGCCCTGTACTTCCTTAAAACTGGTGGACATTACGTGCTCTTTGTCCAG GCTGATTGTATTGAATCAAGAAGCCGTGGTGATGCTGTGTTCAGTTCTATGATCAGACCTAAAGAGTTTGAGTTCAAGCGAAAGCAGCGAGTCACTCTGGAACCATTTGACAGAGACCATGCCTATCTTTTTGGTGATTTTCGCACCATTGAG ATGGTTGACCCTAGCTGTTTAGTGGCTCTTAAGTTTTGGACTGCACCGAGGTTATATAG GGGTGATAGGGAGCATGTTACTATTTATGAACAACTTTGG GACTTGCCAGTTTATCTGTTGTTTGAATCCTCCTGTGGATATGCTCTCTTGCAAGCTCATGACATGTTGAAGGTTGAGAGAAATTATCTAGCCATTGAGGAGTATATCAGTCGCTTTGATGATTTCTTTGAGCTTATAGCTTATCAACCTTTTAAATCTACTGATGAAGCTCTAGTTCACCTTAATGCTAATTGCAAAG gGATTGTGTACAAGCAAATGCTAGACTTTCTGGTGTTTAATCTTCCAACACCGATGGAGGGTGGTAAACACTGTTATTCACTGGCACTTGTTAGTGGAGGCATATCAGAGGATATAATAAACAAAACCAAAATTGCTTGCCAGGCAAATTTGTTTCATGTTGATATACTTCGTGGTGTGCGGATGCATATTGACAAAGTCATCAACGATATTAAG CCAGGAGACTTGGAAAAAGCGCAATTAGATCTCGCTCGAAGTTACTGCAGGCAAAAGCTTATATCACCAGATGAAAAAAagccaaaaaaagaaaagagacaGATCTCAGGCTAG